In a single window of the Dreissena polymorpha isolate Duluth1 chromosome 3, UMN_Dpol_1.0, whole genome shotgun sequence genome:
- the LOC127871275 gene encoding distal membrane-arm assembly complex protein 2-like isoform X1 produces MTTVLKRCLRGTMQTQLHSVCCPKVFSLEQKRHIRWKFSWDENHLFYLWKTYNISPTGIKDTMLRSEREGFINEQRYIPAKALQRGPDLAAADMILNFNGRVKFNNDDVWYKTYEKGTSPLPQSFRPDLKLEAVDLADSNWMLTGMDHLHGCEHVVFVSLARCKYVTDWFIAQLVLHCPNLKYLDVSGCPEITDATMEMAYKFRHLQILNITDCQGIKQGEVFSVFLEDLLPELIIIGVDSLSKMELPLHEYEQQNSRFLNLGMSASIPEQIVGLRSETSEKSTVVNCKLNMSDSVELKVEPLKTESVC; encoded by the exons ATGACAACAGTTTTAAAG aGATGCTTGCGAGGTACAATGCAGACACAACTGCACAGTGTATGCTGTCCCAAAGTGTTCTCACTGGAACAGAAACGCCACATCCGGTGGAAGTTCTCTTGGGATGAGAATCACTTATTTTATTTGTGGAAGACCTATAATATTTCACCAACAG GCATAAAAGATACCATGCTCCGTTCAGAAAGAGAAGGCTTCATAAATGAACAGAg GTATATCCCGGCCAAGGCGTTACAGCGTGGTCCCGACCTAGCAGCTGCCGATATGATTCTCAATTTCAACGGTCGAGTAAAGTTCAACAATGACGATGTCTGGTACAAGACGTACGAGAAAGGGACCTCGCCCCTGCCTCAGAGCTTCAGGCCGGACCTGAAACTTGAGGCTGTGGATCTGGCAGACTCCAACTGGATGTTGACCGGAATGGACCACTTGC ATGGCTGTGAGCATGTGGTGTTTGTAAGCCTTGCACGCTGCAAGTATGTCACAGACTGGTTCATCGCGCAACTTGTTCTCCACTGTCCCAATCTCAAGTATCTGGATGTATCCGGGTGTCCAGAAATAACAGATGCTACCATGGAGATGGCATATAAATTCAG GCACCTACAGATTCTGAACATCACAGATTGTCAGGGCATAAAGCAAGGCGAGGTGTTCAGTGTTTTCTTGGAAGATTTGTTGCCCGAACTTATCATCATAGGTGTGGACAGCCTTAGTAAAATGGAGCTACCCCTGCATGAATATGAGCAGCAAAACAGCCGCTTCTTGAACCTGGGAATGAGCGCAAGCATTCCTGAACAAATAGTGGGACTTAGAAGTGAAACCTCGGAAAAATCCACTGTAGTCAACTGTAAACTGAATATGTCTGACAGTGTAGAGTTGAAAGTGGAGCCTTTAAAGACTGAGAGTGTTTGCTAG
- the LOC127871275 gene encoding ATP synthase subunit s, mitochondrial-like isoform X2 — MLRSEREGFINEQRYIPAKALQRGPDLAAADMILNFNGRVKFNNDDVWYKTYEKGTSPLPQSFRPDLKLEAVDLADSNWMLTGMDHLHGCEHVVFVSLARCKYVTDWFIAQLVLHCPNLKYLDVSGCPEITDATMEMAYKFRHLQILNITDCQGIKQGEVFSVFLEDLLPELIIIGVDSLSKMELPLHEYEQQNSRFLNLGMSASIPEQIVGLRSETSEKSTVVNCKLNMSDSVELKVEPLKTESVC; from the exons ATGCTCCGTTCAGAAAGAGAAGGCTTCATAAATGAACAGAg GTATATCCCGGCCAAGGCGTTACAGCGTGGTCCCGACCTAGCAGCTGCCGATATGATTCTCAATTTCAACGGTCGAGTAAAGTTCAACAATGACGATGTCTGGTACAAGACGTACGAGAAAGGGACCTCGCCCCTGCCTCAGAGCTTCAGGCCGGACCTGAAACTTGAGGCTGTGGATCTGGCAGACTCCAACTGGATGTTGACCGGAATGGACCACTTGC ATGGCTGTGAGCATGTGGTGTTTGTAAGCCTTGCACGCTGCAAGTATGTCACAGACTGGTTCATCGCGCAACTTGTTCTCCACTGTCCCAATCTCAAGTATCTGGATGTATCCGGGTGTCCAGAAATAACAGATGCTACCATGGAGATGGCATATAAATTCAG GCACCTACAGATTCTGAACATCACAGATTGTCAGGGCATAAAGCAAGGCGAGGTGTTCAGTGTTTTCTTGGAAGATTTGTTGCCCGAACTTATCATCATAGGTGTGGACAGCCTTAGTAAAATGGAGCTACCCCTGCATGAATATGAGCAGCAAAACAGCCGCTTCTTGAACCTGGGAATGAGCGCAAGCATTCCTGAACAAATAGTGGGACTTAGAAGTGAAACCTCGGAAAAATCCACTGTAGTCAACTGTAAACTGAATATGTCTGACAGTGTAGAGTTGAAAGTGGAGCCTTTAAAGACTGAGAGTGTTTGCTAG